One window of the Esox lucius isolate fEsoLuc1 chromosome 8, fEsoLuc1.pri, whole genome shotgun sequence genome contains the following:
- the kita gene encoding mast/stem cell growth factor receptor kita isoform X3, with amino-acid sequence MDYHWVLFSVLLQLSFQTDPENAFRKTMVFSVLARVGDSIAIPCLATDPAMVNLRLEPCHGGALPAGLHYLPSLERGMVIDNTQKAFEGCYICTGRLDGVLVKSRDYDLTVRPVPDTPPVIEMRGPKSLVLTRGQTLTLTCSTTNVNGDIKLKWTSPPGTQPTVENASRILTEPITHVRSSTLTINSVSKQDSGRYRCEGQNEKGISFESIWLDVYDRGFINLSPADNGTVRVRAGESLSLQVDMEAYPKPHTFTWSFTGQPLKNTSDHVITTQAKQQQQQHRYTSELRLVRLKMSESGVYTFYSSNGDASVNQTFSVYVISKPEIVSHEGPVDGQVRCVAKGYPAPQITWYYCEQPYIRCSHQMNATQEEQDIVTVTLLSPSFGKTEVESRLNVTTGRFNTLECVATVDGEQAYTLFSISERTVQHELFTPLLIGFVSAAALLCFILVVLFYKYLQKPKYQIQWKVIEGIHGNNYVYIDPTQLPYDSQWEFPRDKLRFGKTLGSGAFGKVVEATAYGMSKADTVMTVAVKMLKPSAHATEKEALMSELKVLSYLGNHMNIVNLLGACTVGGPTLVITEYCCFGDLLNFLRRKREMFFCSKLGEDCYYRNVMLQRETATTETVGSGDSRNGYMDMRPSVAGVLPSGFSSEKRRSIRKAGGSSSEPDVVSEMLHEDGLSLDTEDLLSFSYQVAKGMDFLASKNCIHRDLAARNILLTQGRVAKICDFGLARDITTDSNYVVKGNARLPVKWMSPESIFECVYTFESDVWSYGILLWEIFSLGSSPYPGMPVDSKFYKMIKEGYRMDAPDFAPSEMFEIMNSCWDPDPFNRPNFNKVVERIEQQLSDTTKHIYLNFSSRFPVTMGPPGTKTDQGAQNASFLRLNPVGSSNSHTQPLLANASDDVFLEETATGLVIHRV; translated from the exons TTCAGCGTCCTGGCTCGTGTGGGAGACAGTATCGCCATCCCCTGCCTAGCCACCGACCCCGCCATGGTCAACCTGCGCCTGGAGCCGTGTCATGGCGGAGCTCTTCCTGCTGGCCTCCACTATCTACCCAGCCTGGAGCGAGGCATGGTCATTGATAACACTCAGAAAGCCTTTGAGGGCTGTTATATCTGTACCGGCAGACTGGACGGCGTCCTTGTCAAATCACGCGACTATGATCTGACTGTGCGTCCAG TTCCAGACACGCCCCCTGTGATTGAGATGCGGGGACCAAAAAGTTTGGTTTTGACACGGGGCCAGACTCTTACTCTGACCTGCAGTACCACCAATGTCAACGGAGACATTAAGCTGAAGTGGACCTCTCCACCCGGCACG CAACCAACAGTGGAAAACGCCTCACGCATCCTGACTGAGCCCATCACGCATGTCCGGAGCAGTACACTCACCATCAACTCTGTTAGTAAACAGGATTCTGGGAGATATCGTTGTGAGGGTCAGAACGAGAAGGGGATCAGTTTTGAGTCGATCTGGCTGGACGTCTATG ACAGAGGTTTCATCAATTTGTCCCCCGCTGACAATGGGACAGTGCGCGTCCGTGCAGGAGAGAGTCTGTCCCTGCAGGTGGACATGGAGGCATACCCCAAACcgcacacattcacatggaGCTTCACAGGCCAGCCGCTCAAAAACACCTCAGACCATGTAATCACCACACAggccaaacaacaacaacaacaacacag GTACACCAGTGAGCTGAGGCTGGTCCGTCTGAAAATGTCAGAAAGTGGAGTATACACTTTTTATTCCTCCAATGGTGATGCATCAGTCAATCAGACATTTTCGGTCTACGTTATCA GTAAACCAGAGATTGTATCTCATGAGGGCCCGGTTGATGGACAGGTACGATGTGTAGCTAAGGGATACCCTGCCCCTCAGATCACATGGTACTACTGTGAACAGCCCTATATACG ATGCTCCCATCAGATGAATGCCACGCAGGAGGAGCAGGACATTGTCACTGTGACGTTGCTGAGTCCCTCTTTCGGGAAGACGGAGGTGGAGAGCAGGCTAAACGTCACGACAGGAAGATTCAACACGCTGGAATGTGTGGCCACGGTAGATGGAGAGCAGGCCTACACGCTGTTCTCTATAAGTG AAAGAACTGTACAACATGAGCTCTTCACCCCTCTGCTGATTGGCTTTGTGTCGGCAGCCGCCCTCCTCTGCTTCATCCTTGTTGTGCTCTTCTACAAGTACCTGCAG AAACCGAAGTACCAGATCCAGTGGAAAGTTATTGAAGGTATCCACGGAAACAACTATGTGTACATTGACCCTACCCAACTCCCATATGACAGCCAGTGGGAGTTCCCTCGAGACAAACTGCGATTTG GAAAAACTCTGGGTTCCGGAGCTTTCGGGAAGGTGGTGGAAGCTACTGCTTATGGGATGTCCAAGGCCGATACAGTGATGACAGTGGCAGTCAAAATGCTGAAGC CCAGTGCCCACGCCACCGAGAAGGAGGCGCTGATGTCAGAGCTGAAAGTTCTGAGCTACTTGGGAAACCACATGAACATTGTCAACCTGCTGGGAGCCTGCACTGTTGGAG GTCCAACCCTGGTGATCACAGAGTACTGCTGTTTCGGTGACCTCTTGAACTTtctgaggaggaagagagaaatgttCTTCTGTTCGAAGCTAGGGGAAGACTGCTATTACAGGAACGTCATGCTACAGAGGGAGACAGCTACGACGGAGACAGTTGGGTCAGG AGACAGCAGGAATGGTTATATGGACATGAGACCTTCTGTTGCTGGCGTCCTGCCCAGTGGCTTCTCCTCGGAGAAGAGACGCTCCATACGCAAAGCAG gtGGATCCAGCAGTGAACCAGATGTTGTGAGTGAAATGCTCCATGAGGACGGTCTCTCTCTGGACACAGAGGATCTGCTTAGCTTCTCCTACCAAGTAGCTAAAGGCATGGACTTCCTGGCTTCGAAAAAC TGTATCCACAGAGACCTTGCTGCCCGGAACATTCTGCTGACCCAGGGACGAGTGGCAAAGATCTGTGACTTCGGCCTGGCTCGTGACATCACCACTGACTCCAACTATGTGGTGAAAGGCAAT GCTCGCCTCCCCGTCAAGTGGATGTCACCAGAGAGCATTTTTGAATGTGTGTACACATTTGAGAGTGACGTGTGGTCCTATGGCATCTTGCTGTGGGAAATCTTCTCGCTCG GAAGCAGTCCATATCCTGGGATGCCTGTGGACTCAAAGTTCTATAAAATGATTAAAGAAGGATACAGAATGGATGCACCAGACTTTGCACCAAGTgaaat GTTTGAGATAATGAATTCGTGCTGGGATCCAGACCCCTTTAACAGACCCAATTTCAACAAGGTGGTGGAAAGAATCGAACAACAGCTGTCAGACACAACCAAACAC ATTTATCTGAACTTCAGCTCCAGGTTTCCAGTGACAATGGGGCCCCCTGGTACCAAGACGGATCAGGGGGCCCAGAACGCCAGCTTCCTGCGTCTCAACCCGGTAGGCAGCAGCAACTCCCATACTCAACCCCTATTGGCCAATGCCAGCGATGACGTCTTCCTGGAGGAGACGGCCACAGGGCTCGTGATCCACCGGGTGTAG